From Pseudoleptotrichia goodfellowii, a single genomic window includes:
- a CDS encoding hemagglutinin repeat-containing protein produces MNVSFDTTKSASQYLKNVTTNMRAGQDILLKSQELEINGSFIRAENDLEMDAKKIKLEASADRYSAKSRSIGANLGITLWGAEGVSAGANYGTMKSEGTMYNNTQIQAGNKLKIKADNMEIRGGRAVGKHVEADIRENLLVESLQDKEEMKQIGVNVGYSMQKGKGQDGKPDNRHNGSLGGNYGRKDKAWVAEQSGIIGTESADVKVGKELALIGGIIANIDENGKDKGNLTLSYGSLRTQDIESHDKLINLNGNIEINQRSRDNNTELVLNNKKGKNKTRDNVKEVPNRVDETYGVGVEGHEREKVTRATIGNGAINSGKGIEVGVNRDITRAEEMLKDVNVQKTEFIFKSEPNSWGDFNKIMSSNAGIIGDFLDDIKEHTGNKVRTNYEDKFRTKTSSAIASVESKLVKLNNMTGSLMPLQEHHGGLLEQIVRTVRKDKAPIIEVTLQKGKNGEMLMGMVEKRRLSEVGIDKDGKRLKNVQAFINGITEVKSNATRNAIFKNMTEENKKRFANGEEVKIALVYNPSRGMVSDLFESFMGKVFDGSLSSLGLSTGISRGTAIALASGAEGVNYDLGLYSQGNIVGLGAFNILKNNGIKLGDGQGSYKVGMYGTPIRRNTIQEFENSLGITFRGAALNTPDFVANSKKILGLSGESRLINALNVNSVKEHSWKDNTGNWWFAGKAIFREQRMPGLFIPVLPGDKKILEEDYLYSKVVTNDEISKIKENYKNSINNKTVSEKGIKSLISNPHGTYVYESAEISEQIYNKFEEYKGANNTRKEEILGEVIELYRKDQALKLDLAMHGPAILDNSPFLLKARDEYNREELIREYKAGRYQDKGLPGIMNVGMPGEENRARKDLKASDITSYLRKLRQGVER; encoded by the coding sequence TTGAATGTAAGTTTCGACACAACAAAAAGTGCGAGTCAGTACTTGAAAAATGTAACAACAAATATGAGAGCAGGACAGGATATATTGCTAAAGAGTCAAGAACTGGAAATAAACGGAAGTTTTATAAGAGCAGAAAATGACTTGGAAATGGATGCCAAGAAGATAAAACTGGAAGCATCGGCAGACAGATACAGTGCAAAATCAAGAAGCATAGGAGCAAACTTAGGAATAACATTATGGGGAGCAGAAGGAGTATCGGCAGGAGCAAATTACGGTACGATGAAATCAGAAGGCACAATGTATAATAATACACAAATACAGGCAGGCAATAAACTGAAAATAAAAGCCGACAATATGGAAATAAGAGGGGGCAGAGCAGTAGGTAAGCATGTAGAAGCGGATATAAGAGAAAATCTGTTGGTAGAAAGTTTACAGGATAAAGAGGAGATGAAACAGATAGGAGTGAATGTAGGCTACAGTATGCAAAAGGGAAAAGGTCAGGACGGAAAACCTGACAACAGACATAACGGAAGTTTGGGAGGCAATTACGGAAGAAAAGATAAGGCATGGGTAGCTGAACAAAGCGGAATAATCGGAACAGAGAGTGCAGATGTAAAAGTAGGCAAAGAATTGGCACTGATAGGAGGGATAATAGCCAATATAGATGAGAATGGAAAAGACAAAGGAAACTTGACATTATCATATGGAAGTTTAAGAACACAGGATATAGAAAGTCATGATAAACTGATAAACTTAAATGGAAATATAGAAATAAACCAAAGATCAAGAGATAATAATACAGAATTAGTTTTAAATAATAAAAAAGGAAAGAATAAAACCAGAGATAATGTAAAAGAAGTTCCAAACAGAGTAGATGAAACATACGGAGTAGGAGTAGAAGGACACGAAAGAGAAAAAGTAACAAGAGCAACAATAGGAAACGGAGCAATAAACTCGGGAAAAGGGATAGAAGTAGGAGTAAACAGAGATATAACGAGAGCAGAGGAAATGCTTAAAGATGTAAATGTACAAAAGACAGAATTTATATTTAAGAGCGAACCGAACAGCTGGGGAGATTTTAATAAAATAATGTCAAGTAATGCAGGAATAATAGGAGATTTTCTGGATGATATAAAAGAACATACAGGAAATAAGGTAAGAACGAATTATGAAGATAAGTTTAGAACAAAAACAAGTTCAGCAATAGCATCTGTAGAGTCTAAATTAGTAAAACTGAACAATATGACAGGTTCACTTATGCCATTACAGGAACATCATGGAGGATTGTTAGAACAAATAGTAAGAACAGTAAGAAAAGATAAAGCCCCTATAATAGAAGTAACATTGCAAAAAGGTAAAAATGGGGAAATGCTGATGGGAATGGTTGAAAAAAGAAGACTGTCAGAAGTAGGAATTGATAAAGACGGAAAAAGATTGAAAAATGTTCAGGCATTTATAAATGGGATAACAGAAGTAAAATCAAATGCGACAAGAAATGCTATATTTAAAAATATGACAGAAGAGAATAAAAAGAGATTTGCAAATGGAGAAGAAGTAAAAATAGCGTTGGTGTATAATCCGTCGAGAGGAATGGTATCTGATCTGTTTGAAAGTTTTATGGGAAAAGTATTTGATGGAAGTTTATCAAGTTTAGGATTGTCGACAGGAATCTCGAGAGGAACAGCGATAGCGTTGGCATCAGGAGCAGAGGGAGTAAATTATGACTTGGGATTATACAGTCAAGGAAATATAGTAGGGTTAGGAGCATTTAATATATTAAAAAATAACGGAATAAAATTAGGAGATGGACAAGGAAGTTATAAAGTAGGAATGTATGGAACACCGATAAGAAGAAATACGATACAGGAATTTGAAAATTCATTGGGAATAACATTTAGAGGAGCAGCCTTAAATACACCTGACTTTGTGGCGAACTCTAAAAAGATATTAGGATTATCAGGAGAGTCTAGATTGATAAATGCATTAAATGTAAACAGTGTAAAAGAACATTCATGGAAAGATAATACAGGGAATTGGTGGTTTGCAGGAAAAGCAATATTTAGAGAACAAAGAATGCCGGGATTATTTATACCTGTGTTGCCTGGAGATAAAAAGATATTAGAAGAAGATTATTTGTATTCAAAGGTAGTTACAAATGATGAAATATCTAAAATAAAAGAAAATTATAAAAATTCTATAAACAATAAAACTGTTTCTGAAAAAGGAATAAAAAGCTTAATAAGTAATCCTCACGGAACTTATGTATATGAAAGTGCGGAAATATCGGAACAAATATATAATAAGTTTGAAGAATATAAAGGTGCAAATAATACGAGAAAAGAAGAGATATTAGGCGAAGTAATAGAGTTGTATAGAAAAGATCAGGCATTAAAATTAGACTTAGCAATGCATGGACCTGCGATACTGGATAACAGTCCATTCTTATTAAAAGCAAGAGATGAATATAACAGAGAAGAGTTAATAAGAGAATACAAAGCAGGTAGATATCAGGATAAGGGATTGCCGGGAATTATGAATGTAGGAATGCCTGGAGAAGAGAACAGAGCAAGAAAAGACTTAAAAGCATCTGATATAACGAGTTACTTAAGAAAGTTAAGACAGGGAGTTGAAAGATAA